In the Deinococcus ficus genome, one interval contains:
- a CDS encoding CHASE2 domain-containing protein encodes MRAPSRFPEPSLTRLTVPAGALLAAALAALPLPDAGLWDALNRARPDPAPPQVAVVAIDQGALWDYGRLGVWPPELYTQVVATLLEAGAVGVGLDLPLEDLDAALAGTQAFPEAVLAVPAGWPLPAPRPGQRAVWGVDALNAGPGGLVRWGRAGMRETAGPVTPAFAALLAQQAGARWPPMAEPYLLRIPATPFPVIAFREVVNGAVAPGAVQGRVVIVGLTAAGAARVQDTAGRAMPAVFMQARAVQSLLSPPLTPLPAWVVVLGAMLVTALVTWARGLWGHAAAFGLLGLGAALWPAGVLFPGVTLSLCAVLGNTLVLLERQWTLRTAGRRDPLTGYGNRQAFNAVLARRRSGGLILLDLSGFRGVNDRYGRAAGDAVLRDLGRRLGRYGRRGDRQFRWGADEFALLLNGVGQPDVARLAEALQAEVNELPYQDVVLRGNVGAAAFGPDIPTPQALVEAAGRQRYLRKHALRKP; translated from the coding sequence TTGCGCGCCCCGTCCCGCTTCCCTGAGCCGTCCCTGACCCGCCTGACCGTGCCGGCCGGCGCCCTGCTGGCGGCCGCGCTGGCCGCCCTTCCCCTCCCTGACGCGGGGCTGTGGGACGCGCTGAACCGCGCCCGGCCGGACCCGGCCCCGCCGCAGGTGGCGGTGGTCGCCATCGATCAGGGGGCGCTGTGGGATTACGGGAGGCTGGGCGTGTGGCCGCCCGAGCTGTACACGCAGGTGGTCGCCACGCTGCTGGAGGCCGGAGCTGTCGGGGTGGGGCTGGATCTCCCGCTGGAGGACCTGGACGCGGCCCTCGCCGGCACGCAGGCGTTCCCGGAGGCGGTGCTGGCCGTACCGGCCGGCTGGCCACTGCCGGCGCCCCGGCCCGGCCAGCGGGCGGTGTGGGGGGTGGACGCCCTGAACGCCGGGCCGGGCGGCCTGGTCCGCTGGGGGCGAGCGGGCATGAGGGAGACGGCCGGGCCGGTCACGCCGGCGTTTGCTGCCCTGCTGGCGCAGCAGGCCGGGGCGCGGTGGCCGCCCATGGCAGAGCCCTATCTGCTGCGCATTCCGGCCACGCCGTTCCCGGTGATCGCGTTCCGGGAGGTGGTGAACGGCGCCGTCGCGCCCGGGGCCGTCCAGGGCCGCGTCGTGATCGTGGGGCTCACGGCCGCCGGGGCGGCGCGGGTGCAGGACACCGCCGGCCGGGCGATGCCGGCGGTGTTCATGCAGGCGCGGGCAGTGCAGAGCCTGCTGAGCCCGCCGCTGACGCCCCTGCCCGCCTGGGTGGTGGTGCTGGGCGCCATGCTGGTCACTGCCCTGGTCACGTGGGCGCGGGGCCTGTGGGGGCACGCGGCGGCGTTCGGGCTGCTGGGGCTGGGGGCCGCGCTGTGGCCGGCCGGGGTGCTGTTCCCGGGCGTCACGCTGTCGCTGTGCGCGGTGCTGGGCAACACCCTGGTCCTGCTGGAGCGGCAGTGGACGCTGCGCACCGCCGGGCGGCGCGACCCGCTCACCGGGTACGGGAACCGTCAGGCGTTCAACGCAGTCCTGGCGCGCCGCCGGTCCGGGGGGCTGATCCTGCTGGACCTCAGTGGATTCCGGGGGGTGAACGACCGGTACGGCCGCGCGGCCGGGGACGCCGTGCTGCGGGACCTGGGGCGGCGCCTGGGCCGGTACGGTCGGCGCGGGGACCGGCAGTTCCGCTGGGGCGCGGACGAGTTCGCCCTGCTCCTGAACGGGGTGGGCCAGCCGGACGTGGCGCGGCTGGCCGAGGCGCTGCAGGCCGAGGTGAACGAACTGCCGTACCAGGACGTGGTCCTGCGCGGGAACGTGGGGGCAGCGGCGTTCGGCCCGGACATTCCCACCCCGCAGGCGCTGGTGGAGGCCGCCGGCCGCCAGCGCTACCTGCGCAAGCACGCCCTGCGGAAACCATGA
- the queF gene encoding preQ(1) synthase: protein MTASPPAPAGFDRRYDVQGLDAIDVAILDTFPLTREDDLQRYPGQPMEIEIVTDEFSPVCPWSGLPDFGRLEIRYLPRDRCVELKSLKYYLTSYRFVGVYHEHATRRLLADLTKLLDPLSLTIRCDYGMRGGLNTVCTVKYVAADHPQAGQ, encoded by the coding sequence ATGACCGCATCCCCCCCCGCCCCGGCGGGCTTTGACCGTCGCTACGACGTGCAGGGCCTGGACGCCATCGACGTCGCCATCCTGGACACCTTCCCCCTCACGCGCGAGGACGACCTACAGCGCTACCCGGGGCAACCGATGGAGATCGAGATCGTCACCGACGAATTCAGCCCCGTGTGCCCCTGGAGCGGCCTCCCGGACTTCGGCCGCCTGGAGATCCGCTACCTGCCGCGCGACCGGTGCGTCGAACTCAAGAGCCTGAAGTACTACCTGACCAGCTACCGCTTCGTGGGCGTGTACCACGAGCACGCCACCCGCCGCCTGCTCGCCGACCTGACGAAGCTGCTCGACCCCCTGAGCCTGACCATCCGCTGCGACTACGGCATGCGCGGCGGCCTGAACACCGTCTGCACCGTGAAGTACGTGGCGGCCGACCACCCGCAGGCCGGCCAGTGA
- a CDS encoding DUF3592 domain-containing protein, with amino-acid sequence MFVLMLQVAFVLFGFFLFFLPAGWITEYYEIKSWSSAPAVVEKFTHGNRRCNLIYRYTVEDREYEGNRIAIVSSGVSTHGRQHQCRMLARHELPEKGDIIQVKYDPDDPARSVYLDSFPTLALWSILGFSGVVFLLARSIKNGKSSG; translated from the coding sequence TTGTTCGTCTTGATGCTACAGGTAGCCTTCGTGCTTTTTGGCTTCTTCTTGTTCTTTCTTCCGGCTGGCTGGATTACCGAATACTATGAAATAAAGAGCTGGTCAAGTGCGCCTGCTGTGGTTGAGAAATTTACGCATGGGAATAGACGATGCAACCTGATTTATAGATATACGGTGGAAGATAGGGAATATGAGGGAAACCGAATTGCTATTGTGTCCTCCGGCGTATCTACGCATGGAAGGCAGCATCAATGTCGAATGCTTGCTCGACATGAACTGCCTGAAAAGGGAGACATTATTCAGGTTAAATATGATCCGGATGATCCTGCGCGCTCCGTCTACCTTGACTCATTCCCCACGTTGGCGCTGTGGTCGATTCTTGGGTTTTCTGGAGTTGTGTTTCTTCTGGCGCGGTCAATCAAGAATGGGAAGTCTTCCGGTTAG
- a CDS encoding NADH-quinone oxidoreductase subunit N — protein sequence MLTAPEVNMTPLVPILLVLLGAISSTVLGFFLPRRTLTLINLGLLVASLVSMAVLWANPVAAFGGGLLADHAALGMGMIIVVGSLMTLLISLDTAWRARVSFPEFDALLMYAITGCLLIAFSGDLIVMLIGLEIMSLSGYVLATLQDSRRAEEAGLKYFLLGSAGSAILIYGLALVYGATGSFNYGVIAEKIGTVNALVPTNTGILVAGALLLLAGFAFKVALAPFHQWTPDVYSGAPTSVSLFLSTVVKVAAFAGMLRVFGGALADAPMWASVLQILVAATLVIGNFAALYQTNFKRLMAYSAIAHTGFLAMCILGTPEMGGAALAYYLLIYTVTTAAVLAIIAALQRSEKGFDIGDMRGLFYRQPAYAVALALCLASLAGLPPLAGFFGKLMAFQAAFNNGYRWLAVLAALTSVASLVYYLKPAMLMFMPDRTPAREYAHGVRPATTFTVGAAIAATVLLGLLPNLWYGLVGRPDIWQRLTGQ from the coding sequence ATGCTCACCGCTCCCGAAGTCAACATGACCCCCCTGGTGCCCATCCTGCTCGTGCTGCTCGGCGCGATCAGCAGCACTGTGCTGGGGTTTTTCCTCCCGCGCCGCACCCTCACCCTGATCAACCTGGGCCTGCTGGTCGCCTCGCTGGTCAGCATGGCCGTGCTCTGGGCCAACCCCGTCGCCGCGTTCGGCGGCGGCCTGCTCGCCGACCACGCCGCGCTCGGCATGGGCATGATCATCGTGGTGGGCAGCCTCATGACCCTGCTGATCAGCCTGGACACCGCCTGGCGCGCCCGGGTGTCCTTCCCCGAATTCGACGCGCTGCTCATGTACGCCATCACCGGCTGCCTGCTGATCGCCTTCTCCGGCGACCTGATCGTCATGCTGATCGGCCTGGAAATCATGAGCCTCAGCGGGTACGTGCTCGCCACCCTGCAAGACAGCCGCCGCGCCGAGGAAGCCGGCCTGAAGTACTTCCTGCTGGGCAGCGCCGGCAGCGCCATCCTGATCTACGGCCTGGCCCTGGTGTACGGCGCGACCGGCAGCTTCAACTACGGCGTGATCGCCGAGAAGATCGGCACCGTCAACGCCCTGGTGCCTACCAACACCGGCATCCTCGTCGCCGGCGCCCTGCTGCTGCTCGCCGGCTTCGCGTTCAAGGTCGCCCTGGCGCCCTTCCACCAGTGGACGCCGGACGTGTACAGCGGCGCCCCCACCAGCGTCAGCCTGTTCCTCAGCACCGTCGTGAAGGTCGCCGCGTTCGCCGGGATGCTCCGCGTGTTCGGCGGCGCGCTCGCCGACGCGCCCATGTGGGCCAGCGTCCTGCAGATCCTGGTGGCCGCCACCCTGGTCATCGGGAACTTCGCCGCGCTGTACCAGACGAACTTCAAACGCCTCATGGCGTACTCCGCCATCGCGCACACCGGCTTCCTCGCCATGTGCATCCTCGGCACACCCGAGATGGGCGGCGCCGCGCTCGCCTACTACCTGCTGATCTACACCGTCACCACCGCCGCCGTGCTGGCCATCATCGCCGCGCTGCAGCGCAGCGAGAAAGGCTTCGACATCGGTGACATGCGCGGCCTGTTCTACCGCCAGCCCGCCTACGCCGTGGCGCTTGCTCTGTGCCTCGCGTCCCTGGCCGGCCTGCCGCCCCTCGCCGGGTTCTTCGGCAAGCTGATGGCCTTCCAGGCCGCCTTCAACAACGGCTACCGCTGGCTCGCCGTGCTCGCCGCCCTGACCAGCGTGGCCTCGCTCGTGTACTACCTCAAGCCCGCCATGCTGATGTTCATGCCCGACCGCACCCCCGCCCGCGAGTACGCGCACGGCGTCCGGCCCGCCACGACCTTCACGGTCGGCGCCGCCATCGCCGCCACCGTGCTGCTGGGCCTGCTGCCCAACCTCTGGTACGGCCTGGTCGGCCGCCCCGACATCTGGCAGCGCCTCACCGGCCAGTAA
- a CDS encoding endonuclease/exonuclease/phosphatase family protein — protein MFASRVAWTYLLLVAGVWALSEIVGESRWPTLLLAYAPPLLWLLPAPLVLLWPLGRRRGFAAALAGTLLAAWGAGLLHWRPQSPGPLRLLTYNVARTLPEGAAAEVARTLQAADADLVLLQESNLIRPADLRTLQAALPGYAMIRAKEVTTFSRLPVLSSEWHDLPANNRDVLLTRVRWQGRPLSVINAHLGTVMLSSLLQGDLARLQRSRTARMGQVRVLERIAAQEEGNALLLAGDLNTPPRGLVYRQLLGTFGPDAHDQAGRGPGWTFPSLKLRIDHALSRDLTAARAAVLNVPGSDHRPLLVEYR, from the coding sequence ATGTTCGCTTCACGCGTCGCCTGGACATATCTGCTGCTCGTTGCAGGCGTATGGGCACTCTCGGAAATCGTCGGGGAAAGCCGCTGGCCCACCCTGCTGCTCGCCTACGCCCCGCCCCTGCTGTGGCTGCTGCCCGCCCCGCTGGTCCTGCTGTGGCCGCTGGGCCGGCGGCGCGGCTTCGCGGCAGCCCTCGCGGGCACGCTGCTGGCCGCCTGGGGCGCCGGGCTGCTGCACTGGCGCCCGCAGAGCCCCGGCCCGCTGCGCCTCCTGACCTACAACGTGGCCCGCACCCTCCCCGAAGGTGCCGCTGCCGAAGTTGCCCGGACGCTCCAGGCCGCCGACGCGGACCTCGTGCTGCTCCAGGAATCGAACCTGATCCGCCCCGCCGACCTGCGCACCCTCCAGGCCGCGCTGCCCGGGTACGCCATGATCCGCGCGAAGGAAGTCACCACCTTCAGCCGCCTGCCCGTGCTGTCCAGCGAGTGGCACGACCTGCCCGCCAACAACCGCGACGTGCTGCTCACCCGCGTGCGCTGGCAGGGCCGTCCCCTCAGTGTCATCAACGCCCACCTGGGCACCGTGATGCTCTCCAGCCTGCTGCAGGGCGACCTGGCCCGCCTGCAACGCAGCCGCACCGCCCGCATGGGCCAGGTCCGCGTGCTGGAACGCATCGCCGCGCAGGAAGAAGGCAACGCCCTGCTGCTGGCCGGGGACCTGAACACCCCGCCCCGCGGCCTGGTGTACCGCCAGCTGCTGGGCACCTTCGGCCCGGACGCGCACGACCAGGCCGGCCGCGGCCCCGGCTGGACCTTCCCCAGCCTGAAACTCCGGATCGACCATGCCCTGAGCCGCGACCTGACCGCCGCCCGCGCCGCCGTGCTGAACGTGCCCGGCAGTGACCACCGGCCCCTGCTCGTGGAGTACCGGTGA
- the hflX gene encoding GTPase HflX has protein sequence MHGNTSGLRPAQLKSLGNLYRRRIDPGRVGSPELARNLAELAHDVRREVGVLIDRRGRVISVSVADAKGTEFPDLRMGENRLSGFHLLHAHPKGGPLSKGDLSTLFLRRLDAVSAIEVRQEGQPGLVHTAHLTPPGTVGEEEDWRILPPVPSHLIDEFDLGAQVSALEEEIARAARTREAKKDRERAILVQIDQGEFDAEDRLDELAELARTAGAEVVHRELVYRRNLKPGTLVGAGKLEELTSKAYHLDADLLIFGQELGAAQAREIEAATGLKIIDRTQLILDIFALHAQGVESRLQVELAQLRYMKPRLLGAGAQLSRIGGSGGSAAGGAIGTRGPGETKLELDRRRINDRLSFLEKQLEGVSQRREERRKGRARNDVPVVSIVGYTNAGKSTLLNAFTHAAEEPRRVLAENKLFATLRPTSRQGYIPGVGQVVLTDTVGFIRDLPKDLTRAFRATLEEIGDADVLLHVVDAASPGADTRLDAVNRILEDLGFADMPTVIALNKADAADPDTLAREVERTGGIPVSALKNIGLTDLKDALADAIAQVQRAELARQEEAREVAAQWR, from the coding sequence GTGCACGGCAACACCTCGGGCCTCCGGCCCGCGCAGCTGAAATCCCTGGGCAACCTCTACCGCCGCCGCATCGACCCGGGCCGCGTCGGCTCGCCCGAACTGGCCCGCAACCTCGCCGAACTCGCGCACGACGTCCGCCGCGAGGTGGGCGTCCTGATCGACCGGCGCGGGCGCGTCATCAGCGTCAGCGTCGCCGACGCCAAGGGCACCGAGTTCCCGGACCTGCGCATGGGCGAAAACCGCCTCTCCGGCTTCCACCTGCTGCACGCCCACCCCAAGGGCGGTCCCCTCAGCAAGGGCGACCTCTCCACGCTGTTCCTCAGGCGCCTGGACGCCGTGAGCGCCATCGAGGTGCGGCAGGAAGGCCAGCCGGGCCTGGTGCACACCGCGCACCTCACGCCCCCCGGCACGGTCGGCGAGGAAGAGGACTGGCGCATCCTCCCGCCCGTGCCCAGCCACCTGATCGACGAGTTCGACCTGGGCGCGCAGGTCTCGGCGCTGGAAGAGGAAATCGCCCGCGCCGCCCGCACCCGCGAGGCGAAAAAAGACCGCGAACGCGCCATCCTGGTGCAGATCGACCAGGGTGAATTCGACGCCGAGGACCGCCTGGACGAACTGGCCGAACTGGCCCGCACCGCCGGCGCGGAGGTCGTGCACCGCGAACTGGTGTACCGCCGCAACCTCAAGCCCGGCACCCTGGTCGGCGCCGGGAAGCTGGAAGAGCTGACCAGCAAGGCCTACCACCTGGACGCCGATCTGCTCATCTTCGGGCAGGAGCTCGGCGCCGCGCAGGCCCGCGAGATCGAGGCCGCCACCGGCCTGAAGATCATCGACCGGACCCAGCTGATCCTGGACATCTTCGCGCTGCACGCGCAGGGCGTGGAATCCCGTCTGCAGGTGGAGCTGGCGCAGCTGCGCTACATGAAACCCCGCCTGCTGGGCGCCGGCGCGCAGCTCTCCCGCATCGGCGGGTCGGGCGGCAGCGCCGCCGGGGGCGCCATCGGCACGCGCGGGCCCGGGGAAACGAAACTGGAGCTGGACCGCCGCCGCATCAACGACCGCCTCAGCTTCCTGGAAAAGCAGCTCGAAGGCGTGTCGCAGCGCCGCGAGGAACGCCGCAAGGGCCGCGCCCGCAACGACGTGCCGGTCGTGAGCATCGTCGGGTACACCAACGCCGGCAAGAGCACCCTGCTGAACGCCTTCACGCACGCCGCCGAGGAACCCCGCCGCGTGCTCGCCGAGAACAAGCTGTTCGCCACGCTGCGGCCCACCAGCCGCCAGGGCTACATCCCCGGCGTGGGCCAGGTCGTCCTGACCGACACCGTGGGCTTCATCCGGGACCTGCCCAAGGACCTCACCCGGGCGTTCCGGGCCACCCTGGAGGAAATCGGCGACGCGGACGTGCTGCTGCACGTCGTGGACGCCGCCAGCCCCGGCGCGGACACCCGCTTGGACGCCGTGAACCGCATCCTGGAGGACCTGGGCTTCGCGGACATGCCCACCGTGATCGCCCTGAACAAGGCCGACGCCGCCGACCCGGACACCCTGGCTCGCGAGGTGGAACGCACCGGCGGCATTCCCGTCAGCGCGCTGAAGAACATCGGGCTGACCGACCTGAAAGACGCCCTGGCCGACGCGATCGCGCAGGTGCAGCGCGCCGAACTGGCCCGGCAGGAAGAGGCCCGCGAGGTCGCCGCCCAGTGGCGCTGA
- a CDS encoding NADH-quinone oxidoreductase subunit M, whose amino-acid sequence MIHWFIFLPLLGALLVFLAPRQWREEVAGTAAGLTLGLGLLLWRSGGTELFRTNWIEPLGITYSVQLGGVSLTLALVTAFMTFMAAIYAAKRVPNPGPMLALMLVMETFLLGIFSARDAILFYVFFEGALIPALLMLAIYGNESRMKALVKFAAYTLFGGLLMLVSFIGYKAIGGSPTFALNDLLANRVTGSAQTWLFLGFLAAMAVKLPLFPLHAWLPDFHEQNDESGIPDVMGTLYKVGGYGLFLYGITLFPDAMRDLRPVLMGLGAFTALYAAWVAFQQSNWKRLMAYAGLSHMGFVALGVFSLQETAVIGAMYLLAFQNLYTGALFMAVGMLQERTGSLSTRVGGVMTQAGALGGLTMALWFASIAVPGLAGFIGEFSVLLGAYQVQPWIAFVAGLTVIAAAAYALTAFQTTFWQARPLGSVPVADLRGVEWLVLGLPLALAILFGVYTAPALNLIQPAVKAILATLGGGQ is encoded by the coding sequence ATGATTCACTGGTTTATTTTCCTGCCCCTGCTGGGCGCCCTGCTCGTGTTCCTCGCCCCCCGCCAGTGGCGGGAGGAGGTCGCCGGCACCGCCGCCGGCCTCACCCTGGGCCTGGGCCTGCTGCTGTGGCGCAGCGGCGGCACCGAGCTCTTCCGCACCAACTGGATCGAGCCGCTGGGCATCACCTACAGCGTGCAGCTCGGCGGGGTCAGCCTGACGCTTGCCCTCGTCACGGCGTTCATGACCTTCATGGCCGCCATCTACGCCGCCAAACGCGTGCCCAACCCCGGCCCCATGCTGGCCCTGATGCTGGTCATGGAGACCTTCCTGCTGGGCATCTTCTCCGCCCGCGACGCGATCCTCTTCTACGTGTTCTTCGAGGGGGCCCTGATCCCCGCGCTGCTGATGCTCGCCATCTACGGCAACGAGAGCCGCATGAAGGCCCTCGTGAAGTTCGCGGCGTACACCCTGTTCGGCGGCCTGCTGATGCTGGTCAGCTTCATCGGGTACAAGGCCATCGGCGGCAGCCCCACCTTCGCCCTGAACGACCTCCTGGCCAACCGCGTCACCGGCAGCGCCCAGACGTGGCTGTTCCTGGGCTTCCTGGCCGCCATGGCCGTGAAGCTCCCGCTGTTCCCCCTGCACGCCTGGCTGCCCGACTTCCACGAGCAGAACGACGAGAGCGGCATCCCCGACGTGATGGGCACCCTGTACAAGGTCGGCGGCTACGGCCTGTTCCTGTACGGGATCACCCTGTTCCCCGACGCCATGCGCGACCTGCGGCCCGTCCTGATGGGCCTGGGCGCCTTCACCGCCCTGTACGCCGCCTGGGTCGCCTTCCAGCAGAGCAACTGGAAACGCCTGATGGCCTACGCCGGCCTGAGCCACATGGGCTTCGTGGCCCTCGGCGTGTTCAGCCTGCAGGAAACCGCCGTGATCGGCGCCATGTACCTCCTCGCCTTCCAGAACCTGTACACCGGGGCGCTGTTCATGGCCGTCGGCATGCTGCAGGAACGCACCGGCAGCCTCAGCACCCGCGTGGGCGGCGTGATGACCCAGGCCGGCGCGCTCGGCGGCCTGACCATGGCCCTGTGGTTCGCCAGCATCGCCGTGCCCGGCCTCGCCGGCTTCATCGGTGAATTCAGCGTCCTGCTCGGCGCCTACCAGGTGCAGCCCTGGATTGCCTTCGTGGCCGGCCTGACCGTCATCGCCGCCGCCGCGTACGCCCTGACCGCCTTCCAGACCACCTTCTGGCAGGCCCGCCCGCTGGGCAGCGTGCCCGTCGCCGACCTGCGCGGCGTCGAATGGCTCGTCCTGGGCCTCCCGCTGGCCCTGGCGATCCTCTTCGGGGTGTACACCGCGCCCGCCCTGAACCTCATCCAGCCCGCCGTGAAAGCCATCCTTGCCACCCTGGGAGGAGGCCAGTAA
- a CDS encoding ABC-F family ATP-binding cassette domain-containing protein, with translation MLVALQDAIKEYGPVTVLDGVTFAVQPGDRVGLVGRNGAGKSTLLKLLTGEIHPDGGVVKRGPGVRVRNLMQDPVFPEGATVDSVLDAAFHDLDALERELQQAAEAMGSGTPESVLKHEEVLEHYIRRGGFERRSRREAVLLAFGFRGREAEPASALSGGERTRLGLAALLVENPDVLLLDEPTNHLDIVMVEWLEGFLGRYPGAVLVISHDRQFLDTVTNETAYIRDAGLSVYKGNYTTFREMLDLELEQQAARHAIESKQIAQLQASADRMKIWGLGMSKLARRAKAMQARVDRMQSRATSAPPPEQRTTRITFHAPESGEIVLDARHLTRTLGDRTLFRDVNVQVRRGERIAIIGRNGAGKTTLLRTLLGLDRSDDPRTRILTGARVTVGYYDQALRGVEPHQTLYDVAREYVQKDHEANNLLGTFMFPYDQHDKPARILSGGERARLALLKLAQEDHNLLILDEPTNHLDMEMVEALEDALSAYTGTLIMVSHDRAFIEGLAERIWLIEDGQLHEYPGWADYAEKHAAFKAAQEEAAAPKAEVKPPPAPAVKGKGLWHLKREVEALEADIARLEAQLEDAQAALANAAPDADFVKLGQAAHDLEATLEEKMVQWGEKQAEVEAKGG, from the coding sequence GTGCTTGTTGCCCTTCAGGACGCCATCAAGGAGTACGGCCCGGTCACTGTGCTGGACGGGGTGACGTTCGCCGTGCAGCCCGGCGACCGGGTGGGTCTGGTGGGCCGCAACGGCGCGGGGAAAAGCACCCTGCTGAAACTCCTGACCGGCGAGATCCACCCGGACGGCGGCGTGGTCAAGCGTGGACCCGGCGTGCGCGTGCGCAACCTGATGCAGGACCCGGTGTTCCCGGAGGGTGCCACGGTGGACAGCGTCCTGGACGCCGCCTTCCATGACCTGGACGCCCTGGAACGGGAACTGCAGCAGGCGGCCGAGGCGATGGGCAGCGGCACGCCCGAGAGCGTCCTGAAGCATGAGGAAGTGCTGGAGCACTACATCCGCCGCGGCGGCTTCGAGCGCCGCAGCCGCCGCGAGGCGGTGCTGCTCGCCTTCGGGTTCCGGGGCCGCGAGGCGGAACCGGCCTCGGCGCTGTCCGGCGGGGAACGCACCCGGCTGGGCCTGGCCGCGCTGCTGGTGGAGAACCCGGACGTGCTGCTGCTGGACGAGCCCACCAACCACCTGGACATCGTGATGGTGGAGTGGCTGGAGGGTTTCCTGGGCCGGTACCCGGGCGCGGTGCTGGTGATCAGCCACGACCGGCAGTTCCTGGACACCGTCACGAACGAGACCGCCTACATCCGTGACGCCGGTCTCAGCGTGTACAAGGGCAACTACACCACCTTCCGCGAGATGCTGGACCTGGAACTGGAACAGCAGGCTGCCCGCCACGCCATCGAGAGCAAGCAGATCGCGCAGCTGCAGGCCAGTGCGGACCGCATGAAGATCTGGGGCCTGGGCATGAGCAAGCTCGCCCGCCGCGCCAAGGCCATGCAGGCCCGCGTGGACCGCATGCAGTCCCGCGCCACCTCCGCGCCCCCGCCCGAGCAGCGCACCACCCGCATCACCTTCCACGCTCCGGAAAGCGGCGAGATCGTCCTGGACGCCCGGCACCTCACTCGCACGCTGGGTGACCGGACGCTGTTCCGGGACGTGAACGTGCAGGTCCGCCGCGGTGAGCGCATCGCCATCATTGGCCGCAACGGCGCGGGGAAGACCACGCTGCTGCGCACCCTGCTGGGCCTGGACCGCAGCGACGACCCCCGCACCCGCATCCTCACCGGGGCGCGCGTCACGGTCGGGTACTACGACCAGGCGCTGCGCGGCGTGGAACCCCACCAGACGCTGTACGACGTGGCCCGCGAGTACGTGCAGAAGGACCACGAGGCGAACAACCTGCTGGGCACCTTCATGTTCCCGTACGACCAGCACGACAAACCCGCCCGCATCCTCTCCGGCGGGGAGCGCGCCCGGCTGGCCCTGCTGAAACTCGCGCAGGAGGACCACAACCTCCTGATTCTCGACGAGCCGACCAACCACCTGGATATGGAGATGGTGGAGGCGCTGGAGGACGCCCTGAGCGCTTACACGGGCACCCTGATCATGGTCAGCCACGACCGCGCGTTCATCGAGGGCCTCGCCGAACGCATCTGGCTGATTGAGGACGGCCAGCTCCACGAGTACCCCGGCTGGGCCGACTACGCCGAGAAACACGCCGCGTTCAAGGCCGCGCAGGAGGAGGCCGCCGCGCCGAAAGCCGAGGTGAAACCCCCTCCTGCCCCGGCCGTGAAAGGCAAGGGCCTGTGGCACCTGAAACGCGAGGTCGAAGCCCTGGAGGCCGACATCGCCCGCCTGGAAGCGCAGCTGGAAGACGCCCAGGCCGCCCTGGCGAACGCCGCGCCCGACGCCGACTTCGTGAAACTCGGGCAGGCCGCGCACGACCTGGAAGCCACCCTGGAGGAGAAGATGGTCCAGTGGGGGGAGAAGCAGGCCGAGGTCGAGGCGAAAGGCGGATAA